One Solidesulfovibrio fructosivorans JJ] DNA window includes the following coding sequences:
- a CDS encoding PP2C family protein-serine/threonine phosphatase, whose protein sequence is MESDVTILISLLQSVSVIMVLAYVLTRTRLFAAVLDGRPKWRDLLMVIVVFGLFSIYGTLSGIPLLGSVINIRDLGPALAGLLAGPLAGLGAGIIGGAHRFTLGGPTCYGCTLSTVVAGFVGGLVHLRLHGKLPTTGQAVVLALAIEGFHMLAGLVLGQPYDTAMIVVRAATIPMLVSNAAGMAVFVYIVRNELEARDTRRIKEAIEGELRVARDIQMGIVPRIFPAFPERPELELFAVLDSAKEVGGDFYDYYALDENHIFLVIGDVSGKGVPASLVMAVTMTLFKAYARPERDPAEVAAKVNDKLAAGNDSGLFVTAFCAVLDVRTGEVRYANAGHNPPLVLRDRGLADRVGFLPRGGGLVLGAMPGYRYRTGALSLDPGDSLVLYTDGVTEAMDVSDALFGEERLLRACRFERHRGPKYVVEALLAALRAFVGTAPQSDDITVLTVRYMGAPKPHVTLDVDGGSGI, encoded by the coding sequence GTGGAGTCCGACGTCACCATCCTTATCAGTTTGCTCCAAAGCGTCAGCGTCATCATGGTCCTGGCCTATGTGCTGACCAGGACCAGGCTTTTCGCCGCCGTGCTCGATGGCCGTCCGAAATGGCGCGACCTTCTCATGGTCATTGTCGTTTTCGGCCTTTTTTCCATCTACGGCACGCTTTCGGGCATCCCCTTGCTCGGTTCGGTCATCAATATCCGCGATCTCGGGCCGGCTCTGGCCGGACTTCTCGCCGGCCCCCTGGCCGGGCTCGGGGCCGGAATCATCGGCGGGGCCCATCGCTTCACCCTGGGCGGTCCCACCTGCTACGGCTGTACGCTCTCCACCGTGGTGGCCGGGTTCGTCGGTGGTCTGGTCCACCTGCGCCTGCACGGCAAACTGCCCACCACCGGCCAGGCCGTGGTCCTGGCCCTGGCCATCGAGGGCTTCCACATGCTGGCCGGACTGGTCCTTGGCCAGCCCTATGACACGGCCATGATCGTGGTGCGCGCGGCCACCATCCCCATGCTCGTGTCCAATGCCGCCGGCATGGCGGTTTTCGTGTACATCGTGCGCAACGAGCTCGAAGCCCGCGACACCCGCCGCATCAAAGAGGCCATCGAGGGCGAGTTGCGCGTGGCCCGGGACATCCAAATGGGCATCGTGCCCCGGATCTTCCCGGCTTTTCCCGAGCGCCCGGAACTCGAACTTTTTGCCGTGCTCGATTCGGCCAAGGAAGTCGGGGGCGATTTCTACGATTATTATGCCCTGGACGAGAACCATATTTTCCTGGTCATCGGCGATGTCTCGGGCAAGGGCGTGCCGGCTTCGCTGGTCATGGCCGTCACCATGACGCTTTTCAAGGCCTATGCCCGCCCCGAGCGCGACCCGGCGGAAGTGGCGGCCAAGGTCAACGACAAACTGGCCGCCGGCAACGATTCCGGGCTGTTCGTCACCGCCTTTTGCGCCGTGCTCGATGTGCGCACGGGCGAGGTGCGCTACGCCAATGCCGGGCATAATCCGCCGCTTGTCCTTCGCGACAGGGGGCTGGCGGACAGGGTGGGGTTTCTGCCCCGGGGCGGGGGGCTGGTGCTCGGGGCCATGCCGGGCTATCGCTACCGCACCGGCGCGCTGAGCCTGGATCCGGGGGATTCCCTCGTGCTCTACACCGACGGCGTGACCGAGGCCATGGACGTGTCGGACGCGCTTTTCGGGGAGGAGCGGCTGCTTCGGGCCTGCCGGTTCGAGCGCCACCGCGGCCCGAAATACGTGGTGGAGGCGCTGCTTGCCGCGTTGCGGGCGTTTGTCGGAACCGCGCCCCAATCCGACGACATCACTGTTTTGACCGTGCGGTATATGGGGGCCCCGAAGCCGCATGTCACCCTTGACGTTGACGGCGGGTCTGGAATATAA
- the rpoZ gene encoding DNA-directed RNA polymerase subunit omega, whose amino-acid sequence MARITVEDCLEKINNRFLIVQMAIKRVHQYREGYDPLVECKNKEIVTALREIAAGEVLPAEPIHEAGVTLPENE is encoded by the coding sequence ATGGCGCGCATTACCGTCGAAGATTGTCTGGAAAAGATCAACAACCGCTTTCTCATCGTGCAGATGGCCATCAAACGCGTCCATCAGTACCGGGAAGGCTACGATCCGCTGGTCGAGTGCAAAAACAAGGAAATCGTCACCGCCCTTCGGGAAATCGCCGCCGGCGAAGTGTTGCCGGCCGAACCCATCCACGAAGCGGGCGTGACGCTGCCCGAAAACGAATAG
- the dnaJ gene encoding molecular chaperone DnaJ, whose protein sequence is MPRDYYEVLGVGRDADDETIKKAYRQMAFKFHPDRNPDDPEAESKFKEAAEAYEVLRNAETRARYDRFGHEGLGGNGFGGFGSTDDVFSAFSDIFGEFFGFGGGRSSRGPRPQAGNDLRYDLTVTFRDAAKGTEVTLKIPKNVECQACHGSGAEPGTSAETCKQCGGTGQVVQSQGFFRIAVTCPICRGEGKVITSPCRECKGKGYTREVRELKVRVPAGVDDGSRLRLRGEGELGMHGGPPGDLYVILHVEADKVFERDGQNLLLRTEISFVQAALGHKIEVPTLDGNETMDIPRGTQSGEVFSLRGLGLPVPGTSRKGDLLVEVTVVTPKSLTKKQEELLREFEKLDEQKPMKKVKDFFKKAKEAMGN, encoded by the coding sequence ATGCCCCGGGATTACTACGAAGTGCTCGGCGTCGGGCGCGACGCCGATGATGAGACCATCAAGAAGGCCTATCGCCAGATGGCCTTCAAGTTCCACCCCGACCGCAACCCGGACGATCCCGAAGCCGAGTCCAAGTTCAAGGAAGCGGCCGAGGCCTACGAGGTGTTGCGCAACGCCGAGACCAGGGCCCGCTACGACCGCTTCGGCCACGAAGGACTCGGCGGCAACGGGTTTGGCGGCTTCGGCTCGACCGACGATGTCTTCAGCGCCTTTTCCGACATCTTCGGCGAGTTCTTCGGGTTCGGCGGGGGGCGCTCTTCGCGCGGACCCAGGCCCCAGGCCGGCAACGACCTGCGCTACGACTTGACCGTGACCTTCCGCGACGCGGCCAAGGGCACCGAGGTCACCCTCAAGATCCCCAAGAACGTCGAATGCCAAGCCTGCCACGGCAGCGGGGCCGAACCCGGCACCTCGGCCGAGACCTGCAAGCAGTGCGGCGGCACGGGGCAAGTCGTCCAGAGCCAGGGCTTTTTCCGCATCGCCGTGACCTGTCCGATCTGCCGGGGCGAGGGCAAGGTGATCACCTCGCCGTGCCGGGAGTGCAAGGGCAAGGGCTATACCCGCGAGGTGCGTGAGCTGAAGGTTCGCGTGCCGGCGGGCGTGGACGACGGCAGCCGGCTGCGCCTTCGTGGCGAGGGCGAGCTGGGCATGCACGGCGGGCCTCCGGGCGATCTCTACGTCATCCTGCATGTCGAGGCCGACAAGGTCTTCGAGCGCGACGGCCAGAATCTGCTCCTGCGCACCGAGATCAGCTTCGTCCAGGCCGCGCTCGGCCACAAGATCGAAGTGCCGACCCTCGACGGCAACGAGACCATGGACATCCCCAGGGGCACCCAGAGCGGCGAGGTCTTTTCCCTGCGCGGGCTGGGACTGCCCGTGCCCGGCACCAGCCGCAAGGGCGACCTGCTCGTCGAGGTGACCGTCGTTACCCCGAAGAGCCTGACCAAGAAGCAGGAAGAACTTTTGCGCGAATTCGAGAAGCTCGACGAGCAAAAGCCTATGAAAAAGGTCAAGGATTTCTTCAAAAAGGCCAAGGAGGCCATGGGGAACTAA
- a CDS encoding tetratricopeptide repeat protein: MGRFLSRFSPLALIGALLLGGTALAGPTEDYRDGVSAARAGHMDEAIAAFSHVIDADASGQSVDTKNLASVYNLRGMCHEAKNETDQALADYSKAIEIDPKMAEAYGNRAMLYAKLGDKEKAKADATAAKRIDYKVKVPKFD, translated from the coding sequence ATGGGACGATTTCTTTCCCGGTTTTCGCCGCTGGCGCTCATCGGTGCCTTGCTTTTGGGCGGGACGGCTCTGGCCGGCCCCACCGAGGACTACCGGGACGGCGTGTCCGCGGCCCGGGCCGGGCATATGGACGAGGCCATCGCGGCATTCAGCCATGTCATCGACGCCGATGCTTCGGGCCAGTCCGTGGATACGAAAAACCTGGCCAGTGTCTACAACCTGCGCGGCATGTGCCACGAGGCCAAAAACGAAACCGATCAGGCCCTGGCCGATTACTCCAAGGCCATCGAGATCGACCCCAAGATGGCCGAAGCCTACGGCAACCGGGCCATGCTTTACGCCAAGCTCGGCGACAAGGAAAAGGCCAAGGCGGACGCCACGGCGGCCAAACGCATCGACTACAAAGTCAAGGTGCCCAAGTTCGACTAG
- the moaC gene encoding cyclic pyranopterin monophosphate synthase MoaC, which yields MTEGFTHIDAEGRTRMVDVGAKSKTRRLAIAGGEVRLSPKTMHLLSDAALPKGDALATAKIAGILAAKRTADLIPLCHPLPLAFADVRFTVDAAACIVRIEAEASTTAETGVEMEALTAASVAALTIYDMCKAVQKDIVLGEIKLLFKSGGKSGTYVSPDWPAGRPYPVD from the coding sequence ATGACTGAAGGCTTCACCCATATCGACGCCGAAGGCCGCACCCGCATGGTGGATGTCGGGGCCAAGTCCAAGACCCGTCGCTTGGCCATCGCCGGCGGCGAGGTTCGCCTTTCCCCAAAAACCATGCATCTGCTTTCCGACGCCGCCCTGCCCAAGGGCGACGCCCTGGCCACGGCCAAGATCGCCGGCATCCTGGCCGCCAAGCGTACCGCCGACCTCATCCCCCTGTGCCATCCGCTGCCCCTGGCCTTTGCCGACGTCCGCTTTACCGTGGACGCAGCCGCCTGCATCGTGCGCATCGAAGCCGAAGCCTCCACCACGGCCGAAACAGGCGTGGAAATGGAAGCGCTGACCGCCGCGTCCGTGGCGGCGCTGACCATCTACGACATGTGCAAGGCCGTGCAGAAGGACATCGTGCTCGGCGAAATCAAGCTGCTTTTCAAATCCGGCGGCAAGTCCGGGACCTACGTCTCGCCCGACTGGCCCGCCGGCCGTCCGTATCCCGTCGACTGA
- the hisF gene encoding imidazole glycerol phosphate synthase subunit HisF, with amino-acid sequence MLSKRVIPCLDVRDGKLTKGIKFKGNVDIGDPVETARLYYEAGADELVFYDITASSEGRGIMLDVVDKVASQIFIPFSVGGGISTVEDMRAVLLAGAEKVSVNSSAVKTPDIISQGAAAFGSQCVVVGMDVKQVPVSEKIPSGYEIVIHGGRKPMGLDAIEWAKKVEALGAGEICCNSIDADGAKTGYELNLTRLIAEAVTIPVIASGGAGNPDHMADAVTKGKATAALIASIVHYGEYTIKECKDRMAARGVKVRQIW; translated from the coding sequence ATGCTTTCCAAACGCGTCATTCCCTGCCTCGACGTGCGCGACGGCAAGCTCACCAAGGGCATCAAGTTCAAGGGCAACGTGGACATCGGCGATCCGGTGGAAACCGCCCGCCTCTACTACGAGGCCGGGGCCGACGAACTGGTCTTCTACGACATCACGGCCTCGAGCGAAGGCCGGGGCATCATGCTCGACGTCGTGGACAAGGTGGCCAGCCAGATATTTATTCCCTTCTCCGTGGGCGGCGGCATCTCCACGGTGGAAGACATGCGCGCGGTGCTTTTGGCCGGCGCGGAAAAGGTCTCGGTCAACTCCTCGGCCGTCAAAACCCCCGACATCATCAGCCAAGGCGCGGCCGCCTTCGGCTCCCAGTGCGTAGTGGTCGGCATGGACGTCAAACAGGTGCCGGTCTCCGAAAAAATCCCCTCGGGCTACGAGATCGTCATTCACGGCGGCCGCAAGCCCATGGGCCTCGACGCCATCGAATGGGCCAAGAAAGTGGAAGCCCTCGGCGCCGGCGAAATCTGCTGCAACTCCATCGACGCCGACGGCGCCAAGACCGGCTACGAGCTGAACCTCACCCGCCTTATCGCCGAGGCCGTCACCATCCCGGTCATCGCCTCGGGCGGCGCGGGAAATCCCGACCACATGGCCGACGCCGTGACCAAAGGCAAAGCCACAGCCGCGCTCATCGCCTCCATCGTCCACTACGGCGAATACACGATCAAGGAATGCAAGGACCGCATGGCCGCCCGCGGCGTGAAGGTCCGGCAAATCTGGTAG
- the hisH gene encoding imidazole glycerol phosphate synthase subunit HisH, giving the protein MLAILDYKAGNQTSVRRALDHLGIPCRITADPAVIADAAGIIFPGVGAAGQAMHELTSTGLDKLLAEQVAAGKPLLGICVGCQILLDYSPENDTTALGIVPGACAMFVPSLSDEDGLPIRIPHMGWNKVTLARPCELFDGIDRESEFYFVHSYYPVPRAEYVIGVTDYGLPFCSVHGKQGLWAVQFHPEKSGRPGLSLLRNFAVYCQEA; this is encoded by the coding sequence ATGCTTGCCATTTTGGACTACAAGGCCGGCAACCAGACCAGCGTGCGCCGCGCGCTGGACCACCTGGGCATCCCCTGCCGCATCACCGCCGATCCCGCCGTCATTGCCGACGCGGCGGGCATCATCTTCCCAGGTGTGGGCGCGGCCGGCCAGGCCATGCACGAGCTGACCTCGACGGGCCTGGACAAGCTTTTGGCCGAACAGGTGGCCGCCGGCAAACCGCTGCTCGGCATCTGCGTGGGCTGCCAGATCCTGCTCGACTACAGCCCGGAAAACGACACCACGGCGCTTGGCATCGTGCCCGGCGCGTGCGCCATGTTCGTCCCGTCGCTTTCCGACGAGGACGGGCTGCCCATCCGCATCCCGCACATGGGCTGGAACAAGGTGACCCTTGCCCGCCCGTGCGAGCTCTTCGACGGTATCGACCGGGAATCGGAATTCTATTTCGTGCACAGCTACTACCCCGTGCCGCGGGCCGAGTACGTCATCGGCGTCACCGACTACGGACTGCCCTTCTGCTCGGTGCACGGCAAGCAGGGCCTTTGGGCGGTGCAGTTTCACCCGGAAAAAAGCGGCCGTCCGGGACTGTCCCTGTTGCGCAATTTCGCCGTCTACTGCCAGGAGGCCTAA
- the mutL gene encoding DNA mismatch repair endonuclease MutL has product MPSAVKHRTIRVLPPELQNQIAAGEVVERPASVLKELVENSLDAGATRIEVSIDGGGRTAMVVADDGWGMTPEELSLAVTRHATSKIVSMEELTSIASFGFRGEALPSIASVSRFTLTSRHEAFDEGAVIRVESGRIVEEGPAALARGTRIEVRDLFAAVPARLKFLKSEAVETKRATEAFSRAALARLDVAFKLSVNGRTTLRFPASQTLAARLGGIWPPAVTEGLFEVDYALGPIRVQGLIGKPLSAQSRADRMLFYVNGRAVQDRLLLSAVREAYKGRLLSREYPQVALFVTLPPEDLDVNVHPAKTEVRFRDEQVVFLNLRRAVGQALDKALVLRTVPAPEPWVKQSGGEPPKFATRRDFLDELVRADAPQPGQTTPATPIVREGPPVHPMGQEAQDAPAPAATPYQAVAENRRHGQPAPVRHLEPPAVVRHERQLAQAGEPESPPTGGSDEATSPAESRYAAPEAQPEILHARRPEELEPSLPPGVRYLGQFADTYLIVDLGRELVLLDQHAAHERIIYAAMEATGSRGDSRPVGIPVELTLHPAEQTRLQELHNELRAIGFALESPRPGTVSITGAPPGLSLGQAKEYLRAALAGQSKTLHDLWILMSCKTAIKAGTRLADDEAVALLAQWSKTPERDYCPHGRPVTVRFGQREMEKMFKRGK; this is encoded by the coding sequence ATGCCAAGCGCCGTCAAACACCGCACCATCCGCGTCCTGCCGCCCGAACTGCAAAACCAGATCGCCGCCGGCGAAGTGGTCGAACGCCCGGCCAGCGTTCTCAAGGAACTTGTTGAAAACAGCCTCGACGCCGGGGCAACGCGCATCGAAGTCTCCATCGACGGCGGCGGCCGCACGGCCATGGTCGTGGCCGACGACGGCTGGGGCATGACGCCCGAGGAACTGTCGCTGGCCGTCACGCGCCATGCCACGAGCAAGATCGTCTCCATGGAGGAACTGACCAGCATCGCGAGCTTCGGCTTTCGCGGCGAAGCCTTGCCGAGCATCGCCTCGGTGTCGCGCTTTACGCTGACCTCGCGCCACGAGGCGTTTGACGAAGGGGCGGTCATCCGGGTGGAGAGCGGCCGCATCGTGGAGGAAGGCCCGGCGGCCCTGGCCCGCGGCACGCGCATCGAAGTGCGCGATCTTTTCGCCGCCGTGCCGGCACGGCTCAAATTTCTCAAATCCGAGGCCGTGGAGACCAAGCGCGCCACCGAAGCCTTCAGCCGGGCGGCGCTGGCCCGGCTCGACGTGGCCTTCAAGCTCTCCGTCAATGGCCGCACGACGCTCCGTTTCCCCGCCAGCCAGACGCTTGCCGCGCGGCTTGGCGGCATCTGGCCGCCAGCCGTCACCGAAGGGCTTTTCGAGGTGGACTACGCCCTGGGCCCCATCCGCGTGCAGGGGCTTATCGGCAAGCCCCTTTCCGCCCAGTCCCGGGCCGACCGCATGCTCTTTTACGTCAACGGCCGGGCGGTCCAGGACAGACTGCTGCTTTCGGCCGTGCGCGAGGCCTACAAAGGCCGGCTGTTGTCCCGGGAATATCCGCAGGTGGCGCTTTTTGTGACGCTGCCGCCCGAGGACCTGGACGTCAACGTGCACCCGGCCAAGACCGAGGTGCGCTTCCGCGACGAGCAGGTTGTCTTCTTAAATCTCCGCCGGGCCGTGGGACAGGCCCTCGACAAGGCGCTGGTCCTGCGCACCGTCCCCGCGCCCGAACCCTGGGTCAAACAATCCGGCGGCGAACCGCCAAAATTCGCTACCCGCCGCGATTTCCTCGATGAACTCGTACGCGCCGACGCGCCGCAGCCCGGCCAAACCACCCCGGCCACGCCCATCGTGCGCGAAGGTCCGCCTGTCCACCCGATGGGCCAGGAGGCCCAGGACGCCCCGGCCCCCGCCGCCACGCCCTACCAGGCCGTGGCCGAAAACCGCCGTCACGGCCAGCCCGCGCCGGTGCGCCACCTGGAGCCCCCGGCCGTGGTCCGCCACGAGCGGCAGCTCGCCCAGGCCGGGGAACCCGAATCTCCCCCGACCGGCGGCTCCGACGAAGCGACATCCCCAGCCGAATCGAGGTATGCCGCTCCCGAGGCGCAACCGGAAATTTTGCATGCCCGCCGACCCGAGGAGCTGGAGCCGTCGCTGCCGCCCGGCGTGCGCTACCTGGGCCAGTTCGCGGACACGTACCTTATTGTAGACCTCGGCCGGGAGCTGGTGCTCCTCGATCAGCACGCGGCCCACGAGCGCATCATCTACGCCGCCATGGAGGCCACCGGTTCACGCGGCGACAGCCGGCCCGTGGGCATCCCGGTGGAACTGACGCTGCACCCGGCCGAGCAGACGCGGCTGCAGGAACTGCACAACGAACTGCGCGCCATCGGCTTTGCCCTGGAGTCGCCGCGCCCGGGCACGGTCTCCATCACCGGCGCGCCGCCGGGACTGAGCCTGGGGCAGGCCAAGGAGTATCTGCGCGCCGCCCTGGCCGGGCAGTCCAAGACCCTGCACGACCTGTGGATTCTCATGAGCTGCAAGACGGCCATCAAGGCCGGAACCAGGCTTGCCGACGACGAGGCCGTGGCCCTGCTCGCCCAGTGGTCCAAAACACCGGAGCGGGACTATTGCCCCCACGGCCGGCCGGTGACCGTGCGCTTCGGCCAGCGCGAGATGGAAAAGATGTTCAAACGCGGCAAATAA
- the alr gene encoding alanine racemase, producing MTIAHNYLRTRVRLDNIVANYKHLCSFGGHVLAVIKADAYGHGLVETARALAGAGCDAFAIGSVAEGAALRQSGCAGAIVSLVGPVLPEDDAMVLDFDVTPFIHDFDQLARLAALAAGQGKKARVALKFDTGMARLGFCECDVPHLLETLRGMPAIEVVMASSHLATADDPNAFDFVGEQGSKFARVCQGLRDGGLTLEASLCNSAGILAHATDFGFEARRAGIALYGVNPFAGTAREPLGAGLVPAMETVTRIVSVHDLASGCSISYGRTYTAERDMRVAIVAAGYADAYSRGLSNRGYMCLAGKRVAIVGRVCMQLTAVDITGVDAAPGDVIHLLGGEGLGAITAEDLATWWETIPYEVFCLFGLNPREYC from the coding sequence ATGACCATCGCCCACAATTACCTGCGCACAAGGGTGCGCCTGGATAACATCGTCGCCAACTACAAGCATCTGTGCAGCTTCGGCGGCCATGTCCTGGCCGTCATCAAGGCCGACGCCTATGGCCACGGCCTCGTCGAGACGGCCCGGGCCCTGGCCGGGGCCGGCTGCGACGCCTTTGCCATCGGCTCCGTGGCCGAGGGCGCGGCGCTGCGGCAAAGCGGTTGCGCCGGGGCCATCGTGTCCCTTGTCGGGCCGGTTCTGCCCGAGGACGACGCCATGGTGCTCGACTTTGACGTCACGCCCTTCATCCATGATTTCGACCAGCTGGCGCGGCTTGCCGCCCTGGCCGCCGGGCAGGGCAAAAAGGCCCGGGTGGCGCTCAAGTTCGACACGGGCATGGCCCGGTTGGGTTTTTGCGAGTGCGACGTGCCGCATCTGCTCGAAACGCTTCGGGGCATGCCGGCCATCGAAGTGGTCATGGCCAGCTCGCACCTGGCCACGGCCGACGACCCCAATGCCTTCGATTTCGTGGGCGAGCAGGGGAGCAAATTCGCCCGGGTCTGCCAGGGACTTCGCGACGGCGGGCTCACCCTCGAGGCCTCGCTGTGCAATTCCGCCGGCATCCTGGCCCATGCGACCGATTTTGGTTTCGAGGCCCGGCGGGCCGGTATCGCGCTCTACGGCGTCAATCCCTTCGCGGGCACGGCGCGCGAGCCGCTCGGCGCGGGACTCGTGCCGGCCATGGAGACGGTGACGCGCATCGTTTCGGTGCACGATCTGGCCAGCGGCTGCTCCATCAGCTACGGCCGGACCTACACGGCCGAGCGCGACATGCGGGTGGCCATCGTGGCGGCGGGCTACGCCGACGCCTATAGCCGGGGACTGTCCAACCGGGGCTACATGTGTCTGGCCGGCAAACGCGTGGCAATCGTCGGCCGGGTGTGCATGCAGCTCACCGCCGTCGACATCACGGGCGTGGATGCCGCGCCGGGGGATGTGATCCACCTGCTCGGCGGCGAGGGGCTTGGCGCGATCACGGCCGAGGACCTGGCCACCTGGTGGGAGACGATTCCCTACGAGGTCTTCTGCCTGTTCGGGCTCAATCCGCGCGAGTATTGCTAG
- the guaD gene encoding guanine deaminase: METAGVSRCAVRGMFFDFLDDPWKHAGKEHEAARFLRDGLLVVENGRISDFGLFEEVSPRHPGLEVVSLPGRLLLPGFIDGHVHFPQLRVMGAYGRHLLDWLQQRVFPEERKYGDRDYADKAAGLFFDALLAAGTTTCQAFTTSHPVATEAFFEEATRRNMRVITGLTGMDRFAPEASCVGSDDFYRESRRLIGRYHRKGRNLYAITPRFAVGCTDAMLDYSRRLKAEFPDCWVNTHISENPAEVRVARELFPDCQDYTAVYERYGLLGPKCTAGHGIWLSDDELRRFSKAGAAVAFCPLSNFFLGSGSFRLGRAMDPEHPVSVVLGSDIGGGNALTLLRVMEEAYKVGMCNATLLDGSLDPRAMDLAEAERNKFSPYRAYYLSTLGGARALCLDDLLGNFEPGKEADFVALDWRAGQAAMAWRQSLAVRDATGPRTVDEAAELLFGVMAMGDDRNVDETWIAGKRAYKKAATAA, from the coding sequence ATGGAGACAGCTGGCGTATCCCGATGCGCCGTTCGCGGCATGTTTTTCGACTTCCTGGATGATCCCTGGAAGCATGCCGGCAAGGAGCATGAGGCGGCCCGTTTCCTGCGCGATGGCCTGCTGGTCGTCGAGAACGGGAGGATAAGCGACTTCGGCCTGTTCGAGGAAGTTTCCCCCCGCCATCCGGGCCTGGAAGTCGTCTCCTTGCCGGGTCGGCTGCTCTTGCCGGGCTTTATCGACGGCCATGTCCATTTCCCCCAGCTGCGCGTGATGGGGGCCTATGGCAGGCATCTGCTCGACTGGTTGCAACAGCGGGTTTTTCCCGAGGAACGCAAATACGGCGACCGCGACTATGCCGACAAGGCGGCCGGGCTTTTCTTCGATGCGTTGCTGGCCGCCGGCACCACCACCTGCCAGGCTTTTACGACAAGCCATCCGGTCGCGACCGAGGCCTTTTTCGAGGAAGCCACACGGCGCAACATGCGCGTGATCACGGGGCTTACCGGCATGGACCGCTTCGCGCCCGAAGCGAGCTGTGTCGGTTCCGATGATTTCTACCGCGAGTCCAGGCGTCTGATTGGCCGCTACCACCGCAAGGGGCGCAACCTCTACGCCATCACGCCCCGCTTTGCCGTGGGCTGTACGGACGCCATGCTGGATTATAGCCGCCGGCTCAAGGCGGAATTCCCGGACTGCTGGGTCAACACCCACATTTCGGAAAATCCGGCGGAAGTCCGCGTGGCCAGGGAGCTTTTCCCGGACTGCCAGGACTACACGGCCGTTTACGAGCGCTACGGCCTGCTCGGGCCCAAATGCACCGCCGGGCATGGCATCTGGCTCTCCGACGACGAGCTGCGGCGGTTTTCCAAGGCCGGCGCGGCGGTTGCCTTTTGTCCGTTGTCCAATTTTTTTCTCGGCAGCGGTTCTTTTCGGCTGGGCCGGGCCATGGACCCCGAACATCCGGTCAGCGTCGTTTTGGGCAGCGACATCGGCGGCGGCAATGCCCTGACGCTTTTGCGCGTGATGGAGGAGGCCTACAAGGTCGGCATGTGCAACGCGACATTGCTCGACGGCTCCCTCGACCCGCGCGCGATGGATCTGGCCGAGGCCGAGCGCAACAAGTTCTCGCCGTACCGGGCCTATTACCTGTCCACTCTCGGCGGGGCGCGCGCGCTTTGCCTTGACGACCTTCTCGGCAATTTCGAGCCGGGCAAGGAGGCCGATTTCGTGGCCTTGGACTGGAGGGCCGGCCAGGCGGCCATGGCCTGGCGTCAGTCCCTGGCCGTAAGGGACGCGACCGGACCGCGCACCGTCGACGAGGCGGCCGAGCTCCTTTTCGGCGTCATGGCCATGGGAGACGACCGCAACGTGGATGAAACCTGGATTGCCGGCAAGCGGGCCTACAAGAAGGCCGCGACTGCCGCCTGA